AGGGGTATGACTGCTGTCTCCATTGCAGGTTCTGCATGATGCAAATGGCAGACCACAGGTGGTGGTTGTTAACCACCAATCACTTCCAACGATTCACTCAATGCCCTTAGGAAGTCATAGCTCCACCAGTCCAGAGCCACAATTTCACACTGCACAAGGCAGCAACCCGGAGCTGTGCCCCCCATGTGGAAAAGTTGAGGGTAGGTATATGGAGCAAAACAGCTCTCAGCAGAcatgttcacattacatttttctATTCTGTTCAAAAAAGATTCCAACTCCTTACCGACTCATTTCCATGATTTGGCAGTTAGGTAATGTAACTGTGACATGCTCTGAATACATGGACACTGTTACTACATCTAGTAATCTGCAGTTTAATTGTGCATAGTCTTGGTCACCCACAATGAACATAATACAGTTATTTGTTATATATGTCACAGATATCGGTTGAAGGACCTTAAACTCCGAAGGACCTTAAACTCCTGAATTTGTTGTTGACTTGACTCTCAGTAAGAGTCTTTGTTTTCAGGACAGAATGTcaatttctctatttctctaaaAAACATAGGAAACatgtattcattcattgatCATTCATTCATGTCCTAATGTCCAATTTCTCCTACATGAACAGACCTTGGTCATTTCGATTACATCAGTTCTTATCCAGTGGGCCGGATGATTCCTTCCTCTTTGCCAGGACCATTCACTCTACCATCTCAGCAGTATGGGCCCTCCCTCGGCCTACCGTCTGGCCACCAGGGCCTCCCCTCCAGTCCATATGGTGCCGCTGTCCCTTTAGGCCCTGGCTTCGGATACAACCTCATGCCTGGGCCCTACATGTCACAGGTTAGAGGCCTATCAGCTGCTTACAGTGTAACAGTCCTGTTCAATAAGTCAGTAATTTTGTGCACTTCTATCATCATTTTTACATCCCTGTCGTCTCCAAAAAATGTGTAAAATGTAGATAAAAacaatgtgattaataataGTGCACAACATATCAGCTGTTGAAACGGAGACATTCTGGAAAATAAATGTTCATTTTGAAATTCAGGCCAGCAGCACAAAAAAGGTGGGACAGGGACATGTTTACTACTGTTTTGCGTCTCGTCTTTGTTTAACAACTGTCTCTTAACATTTGGAAGCTGAGGAGATCAGTTGCAGGAGTTTTAAGAGTGAAATGTTTTGCCCCAATATAAGGTTTGAGCTGCTCAACATTCTGGGGTCTTTTTTCTGTGGTGTTGTTTGTTCCATGATGAaggcaggccattttagcacctggactttTCTACTTTGCAGCCATGCTGTTGCAATATGTGCAGTTTGGCATTGTCTTCGTGAAATATTCAAGGCCTTCCTTGAAAAAGACATTGTCTGGATGGAAACATATGTTGCTCCAAAACTTGTATATATCATTCAGCTTCAATAGGGCCTTTCCAGATGTGCAAGCTACCCATGCCATAGGATCTAATGCACTCCAATACTATCATGGATGCCGGCTTTTGCATCTTTACTGCTCAGAgactctgcctctctgggatgttCTCTTTATACTCAATCATGCTGTCAGTCAGCCTATTTAGTTGTAAAATGTTCCTGCTGTTTTCTGCATTATGTTCCAGCCTTTTGTTTCCCTGTTCCAACTTTTTTGAGACGTGTTGCTGGCATTAGATTCGAAAAGAGCATATATGTTCCCTAACATTGTAACATTTTTCAGTTTCAACACTTGGATCTATGTTCTTTTTAGAGATAAGTATAGGTTTACAAGTGTTTGCAGATCATcgcattttgtttgttttttattttcattttacagTGTCCCAGCTTGTTTTAAAACGGGGTTGTAGAAAATGAGATGATCTGCAAACGCTGTAAAACCTATACTTATAGGCTGGAaaacacaacgtcccaactttttctgatttagGGTTGTAGCAGCAGCAAGCAGTAAGCAGGCTACAATTATAAAACTGGTCTAGGTTGCCTTCTCATGAATAGTGAAGTGAACCCTCTCTGAACTTCAAATATCAATTCAGCAAATTACTTTAATGACATATGTGATACAATAGACTTACATTACAATACTGCCTACTGTTTTGCTCACCCTACCATGGCGTGTTATTAATGATAGGCTATTTGTAGCCAATATCACATAGGTATTTTGGCTATAGCCTACTCCTACTGTCCTGCTTATGATTTCACATAGGACAACAGAATGTCACATTCTTACCATAAAGGGATGTTGATTTATTTGCCTAGAGCCTAGATCATAATTTAACACTGTTGCATTCGATTGGTTTATTTAAATTTACTTCACCAGAGAGGTCTCGGCCATTTCAGAGTCCCAGCCTTGACATAGCTTTTCCTGAACTTCCCATATTGCCGGAGACATTTAATACGCCTGAGCCTTTATGCCATGAAGACATCGCTGCCAAACTAGACATAGTTCAGAATGAAGGGTTATGAATGCATTTGGACATTTAAGTCCATTttcagataaaaaataaatgtgtattgcCCTCTTATGTGAGTTATTCCTGTGAGCTATTTATACGGGCCTTCCCGCTGCCTCAGGTTAGAGAACTAtgtgtttattgttttttatatttagttTCACTTAGTTTTGGATTTCCATTCCTCTATTAGTGCAGTTGGCTTTAGCTACAGTAGATGCAGTCATGGCATATAGAAACATTTGCACGAATTGTATCATTTAGACAGAGTGGTATAtaaatgtataagtatatatactcttttgatcccgtgagggaaatttggtctctgcatttatcccaatccgttaattagtgaaacacacacagcacacagtgaacacacagtgaggtgaagcaaacATTAATCCTGATGCAGTgaactgcctgctacagcggcgctcggggagcagtgaggggttaggcgccttgctcaagggcacttcagccgttcctactggtcggtgttcgaaccggcagccctccggttacaagtccgaagcgctaaccagtagggcacggctgccccaaatttGTACATGTATAATATTATGCTGGTTGCACAGGCATTTTGTATTATCAAGAAGAATCATGTAGGTTTATGTCTGATGTCATTTTTGTGTTACCAGATTCCATCACttcatgtacagtatttgtatcATTAACTGCATTCTGTTTCCCTTTAGTTCCATCAGAACCCGTGCTCTTTGTACCCAGATACGCTAGGATTAAATCCAGAAAGTCAGCCAAAGATGATCCAAAGACAGTATGAGAACACAGCGTCAGTCATTTACTAGATGTTAATATTTGATTTTGGATGTATTTTTGATTGAACTGCATATTTAGTTTATCACTCTTACAACAGGTTAAGTGGGTCACACTGGGACTCCAAATCCCAGAGGAAGCCTTGCAACTGCACCAAATCACAGTGTCTTAAGCTGTATGTACTGTAATCTCCTCCTTCAATTAGTAATTGATTTAAATGATAGTTTTTTTCAGAATCAGCCATTTTGATCTTATAGTGTGACTCTCTTTAAAGATATTGTGACTGCTTTGCAAATGGGGAGGTTTGCAGCAACTGCAACTGCATCAACTGTTGTAACAACACTGAGCATGAGACCGAAAGATACAAAGCAATCAAGGTTAGTCAGATTCAACGAGGTCCAAAGACTTGATTTGGGTCATTTGATGAGATCATTTAAGATCTAAGTCTATTTCACAGGCTTGTAGCAACACAATACTaatctaaatatttttttcccacttCCATAAGATTTGTCTTGAGAGAAACCCAGAAGCCTTTCGTCCAAAAATCGGCAATCGTAAACTTGGAGACCCTAAAGGGCGTCATAATAAGGGCTGCAACTGCAAGCGCTCTGGTTGCCTGAAGAACTACTGTGAGTGCTATGAGGTGAGGAGAAGCGACATCTTAATCCTGGCATTGGCAGTCAATTTATTTCTCTCAAAGAACCACTGACCTTGTTGTCGTCTtgttgtttttcatgttttgaTCTCCAGGCCAAGATCATGTGTTCCTCTACTTGCAAGTGTATTGGCTGTAGAAACTATGAGGAAAGCCCAAAGAGAAAGTCAGTGGGCTGGGCAAGTCCTTGTATGATGATGTCTGAGAAAGGCATGGGTCAGAAGAGCAGGTAATATAAGCTGATCTCTATTCCTGATTAAGCTGATTCAGTATGACATATGTTTCTCAAAATATGTTTCACATATCACTCTGAAGATAACAACCTTGAGAATGTTGTTTAACCAGTGCCAGAAAAAGAATTGGAATATAATGAATCCATTGTAAAGTGAATAGTCACAAAGAGTCTACTGTTGCATCTCATCTTTAGTCACTCTGATTCAGCTTTTTTCCTTGGTTTCATTTGCTATTTGGTTATCTCTGGTTCTAAGAGGACAGAATATAGTGTGTTTTAAACCGTTTTGGCAGCAGACGCACATTCATTTGTGAGGGTGAGTGCGAGTTCCAGAGGGCCTGTTTCTTACCAATCTGGTTTTGCAGATGTAGTTACACCCATGGcatgttttgtgatgtttatattATTGTACAGTGGGTCATTGTTGCCACTGTTGTAACCCAAACTACACTGTCCTTATAATGGTATGGTCATGCAGCTGCTGGTCATGTCTataactacccccccccccccccccatccttgtTTATGGCTTTCATCTTTTAATTCTTTAGCTCCTGACAGGTTGAAGCCTTCTCTTATTTAGCGGCTCTGTGTGTTGATAGGTGTCCACTGGCGTGCATCACGCTTGACGTAGTGGAAGCCACATGCGGCTGCCTCCTGGCCCAGGCTGAAGAGGCCGAGAAGGAAGGGTGCACTTTGTCTCAAGCTGAGCAAATGATTCTCGAGGAGTTTGGTCAGTGTCTGACGCAAATCGTACAGTCGATATTCAAAAGCAGTGGTTTGCCTGTGTAGCCTCCAGAAAAGAGGAAAGACATTGTCCACAGCTCAGGGCATAAGGGAGTCATGTGGGTTGGTCATGCACTTGTctatttctgttttcttttgggagtcatgtgtttttgttttgaatgcATATATGACTCAGGCAGTTTGGAATAGTGTTGTCAACTGCACATACCTGTAGCTACGAATGTCTCCTCAAGAATTTGTTTGTAcgcatttatgtatttatttatttattgaattgtatttatttatttattatttgatGCCATTTACTTTGAGATTAATGTTACATTGACTGTCATTCCTTTAATAACAATAATTCATTTTCAACTATTAATTCTTTACAAA
This DNA window, taken from Alosa sapidissima isolate fAloSap1 chromosome 11, fAloSap1.pri, whole genome shotgun sequence, encodes the following:
- the tesmin gene encoding spexin prohormone 2 isoform X1, producing the protein MNKGKDEFDTGQQELPAERLNNISTGVPNEGIMSVEGYSEDRALFYLSREIEGDETDPNSGCGSFRFCCPVPCDQNSTMSHCTTATCQDFMSSPYRYMNPNPGLNSAACSWTSEGALHYGMMSREICDAVASISSDVTEERSEEVFIKQESTFELRDKPDICQHGNHPIVFLSPLDPPVENSAAGQMSNVCQVLHDANGRPQVVVVNHQSLPTIHSMPLGSHSSTSPEPQFHTAQGSNPELCPPCGKVEDLGHFDYISSYPVGRMIPSSLPGPFTLPSQQYGPSLGLPSGHQGLPSSPYGAAVPLGPGFGYNLMPGPYMSQFHQNPCSLYPDTLGLNPESQPKMIQRQYENTALSGSHWDSKSQRKPCNCTKSQCLKLYCDCFANGEVCSNCNCINCCNNTEHETERYKAIKICLERNPEAFRPKIGNRKLGDPKGRHNKGCNCKRSGCLKNYCECYEAKIMCSSTCKCIGCRNYEESPKRKSVGWASPCMMMSEKGMGQKSRCPLACITLDVVEATCGCLLAQAEEAEKEGCTLSQAEQMILEEFGQCLTQIVQSIFKSSGLPV
- the tesmin gene encoding spexin prohormone 2 isoform X2, whose amino-acid sequence is MNKGKDEFDTGQQELPAERLNNISTGVPNEGIMSVEGYSEDRALFYLSREIEGDETDPNSGCGSFRFCCPVPCDQNSTMSHCTTATCQDFMSSPYRYMNPNPGLNSAACSWTSEGALHYGMMSREICDAVASISSDVTEERSEEVFIKQESTFELRDKPDICQHGNHPIVFLSPLDPPVENSAAGQMSNVCQVLHDANGRPQVVVVNHQSLPTIHSMPLGSHSSTSPEPQFHTAQGSNPELCPPCGKVEDLGHFDYISSYPVGRMIPSSLPGPFTLPSQQYGPSLGLPSGHQGLPSSPYGAAVPLGPGFGYNLMPGPYMSQFHQNPCSLYPDTLGLNPESQPKMIQRQLSGSHWDSKSQRKPCNCTKSQCLKLYCDCFANGEVCSNCNCINCCNNTEHETERYKAIKICLERNPEAFRPKIGNRKLGDPKGRHNKGCNCKRSGCLKNYCECYEAKIMCSSTCKCIGCRNYEESPKRKSVGWASPCMMMSEKGMGQKSRCPLACITLDVVEATCGCLLAQAEEAEKEGCTLSQAEQMILEEFGQCLTQIVQSIFKSSGLPV